Below is a window of Rodentibacter sp. JRC1 DNA.
TTCATTCGGAAAGAGACCTCCGTCTTTCAGTAAAGAGCGACCATTTGATTTAAGTATATCCCAAACAAAGTCAGACCATTTGTTCTGTTTTATGCTTTCAAAATGGGCAAGTAAGAACCAACGTGATAAAAAGCTAATATGATAAGCGCCACCTGTAATCGGGCTGGCTAGAAAATAGATAGTAGAATCTTCACCACCGCGAGATTGTTGTAATACGTAACGGTTAAACGTTAAACAGTGTGAGCGAGTTTTTTCTATTATCTCCTCTGATTGCACAATGACTAGATTATCTTTACTGGCAAGAATAGCCAATGCTGCAAAGATATTTCCCTCGGCTAATTTCTCTTTTAAACTTTCCACAATATCAGCCACTTTATGAATACGCTGATCTTGTAAAATATCTAAAACCGGGTTGAAGATATCGACATTAAGTGAAGTTTTTAAATTTCTCTCAATACTTAATTCAATATTTTCACGTTTAGTATGTAATAAAACCCGCAGTTTTTTCCATTCTTGACTTTGTTCATACTGAGTGAGTTTTCTTGCTCCTTTAACCCAAAAATCTTTACGGAATTGCTTATTGAGTAAGAAATCTTTAACGGTTTGAGCAAAATTCGCATCAGTAAAGTTTTCCATTAATTGGCGTTGCTCCTCAGTATAAAGGCAGTCGCTGAAATCATCTAAGTAATTGCTTGAACAGGCAAAAGTTAATTTTGCAGGCTCTAACCATTTTTTCATATCTGCAAAATACATTGGTTGCCAATCTTTATTTAAATATTCGTGAGCGATATAGTGAGGGTCTTTGTTTTTGAGTTCCTGTACCCGAGGTAATAAATCCGGTGATCTTTGTGTCAATTGATGGCTTTGTGAGAGAATATTACCAACGAAGTTTAGACTGTCTTGTACGTTTTGCTGACGGCTGTTCGACATTGAAGTCATACTATTATGGTGTTCTAATAATAAGTGACGCAATGGTGAGGGCGCAGACCAACCCGGCAACGTGTTGTAGCTAATATATAAAATACCACCAACTTTCAGTTTACGGCGGATAAAATCCACTACGATGGCTCGGTTTTCATCAGAAATCCATGACCAAATCCCGTGCAAACCAATAAAATCAAATTCAGGCAAATCATCACGTCGGCAAAATTCGTTAAAACCTTGATCGACAATGAACGCATTATTCTCGGCAATCGAGGATAAATGTTGAGCAAAATTGGCTTGTGAAGGATTAAAATCCGTACCATACCATTTTAATCCGCTTGATGTAGCATGGATATTTAACGAAAGTCCTTGTCCGAAACCTAATTCACAGGCAGAACTATTTTTAGTTTCCATTATGCTTTTAGGTACAGCCAAACCAGCCATTAAAAAGGGAATAATGGCATTATTGGGATTTAGCTCGGAATAATAACCGAACGTGTAGTTAATATCGCTAACGTAACCTTCAGACCAGCTAGACATAGGGCTCCTTATCGTTCTTTTTTATATATTTTACGGAGCGCTCATTGTATTTAAATTCAGTTTAAATGCAATAAGAGCAAGTATTGCTAATCAGTCGGAGTTTAGGAAGTAAGATGTTACTCTTTTATTTTTTATGAACCTTATGATTGTTTTATCAATAATGCTACCGCCTCACAAGCGATACCTTCATTTCTGCCGGTAAAACCCAGTTTTTCCGTTGTAGTGGCTTTAACGTTGACTTGATCAATATGGCATTGCAAATCTGTTGCGATTACGGCACGCATATTGTCAATATGCGGACGCATTTTAGGTGCTTGCGCAATAATAGTGATATCCACATTTCCTATTTTATAACCCTTTTCTCGTACTTGGCGGAAGGCTTCACGCAGTAAACCACGGCTGTCGGCGTTTTTGTATTGCATATCCGTATCAGGAAAAAGTTTGCCGATATCGCCTAATGCCACAGCACCTAGTAGGGCATCGGTTAATGCGTGAAGGGCGACATCGCCGTCTGAATGGGCAATAAAACCGGTATGGTAGGGGATTTCGATTCCTCCGATAATTAATGGTCTGTTTTCGCCAAAGGCGTGTACATCAAAACCATGTCCGATTCTTATCATAATGTTTTCCTTGTTAAATAAAATTCTGCAAGCGCTAAGTCTTCAGGTCGAGTGATTTTAATATTATCGCTCCGCCCCATTATCAAGTGCGGTCGAAATCCGGCAAGTTCCATTGCCGAGGCTT
It encodes the following:
- a CDS encoding methyltransferase regulatory domain-containing protein — encoded protein: MSSWSEGYVSDINYTFGYYSELNPNNAIIPFLMAGLAVPKSIMETKNSSACELGFGQGLSLNIHATSSGLKWYGTDFNPSQANFAQHLSSIAENNAFIVDQGFNEFCRRDDLPEFDFIGLHGIWSWISDENRAIVVDFIRRKLKVGGILYISYNTLPGWSAPSPLRHLLLEHHNSMTSMSNSRQQNVQDSLNFVGNILSQSHQLTQRSPDLLPRVQELKNKDPHYIAHEYLNKDWQPMYFADMKKWLEPAKLTFACSSNYLDDFSDCLYTEEQRQLMENFTDANFAQTVKDFLLNKQFRKDFWVKGARKLTQYEQSQEWKKLRVLLHTKRENIELSIERNLKTSLNVDIFNPVLDILQDQRIHKVADIVESLKEKLAEGNIFAALAILASKDNLVIVQSEEIIEKTRSHCLTFNRYVLQQSRGGEDSTIYFLASPITGGAYHISFLSRWFLLAHFESIKQNKWSDFVWDILKSNGRSLLKDGGLFPNESEEREEMQRICRQFIDDELPKLKLLGII
- the ispF gene encoding 2-C-methyl-D-erythritol 2,4-cyclodiphosphate synthase, whose amino-acid sequence is MIRIGHGFDVHAFGENRPLIIGGIEIPYHTGFIAHSDGDVALHALTDALLGAVALGDIGKLFPDTDMQYKNADSRGLLREAFRQVREKGYKIGNVDITIIAQAPKMRPHIDNMRAVIATDLQCHIDQVNVKATTTEKLGFTGRNEGIACEAVALLIKQS